A DNA window from uncultured Methanoregula sp. contains the following coding sequences:
- a CDS encoding antibiotic biosynthesis monooxygenase, which produces MHERVMTLADSPSNPITVVRIHYVKEGCEPQFEAELRKLMEVFSAIPANLGITIFRPGKHHDGVYRVVYKFASKEELDRWHTSPTYLAWLETERGLTIAPPRMEVLTGLETWFTLPGQHVVKPPKRFKQAVISWIAVFPLTYIIALCINPIVGSQDLIVQKFISATILIPILAWAAMPALTKVFANWLYEAEEMSIPGEREPFS; this is translated from the coding sequence ATGCATGAGAGGGTGATGACGCTGGCAGATTCCCCGAGCAACCCCATAACGGTCGTACGGATCCATTACGTGAAAGAAGGCTGTGAACCGCAATTCGAAGCCGAACTGAGAAAACTCATGGAGGTTTTTTCCGCCATCCCGGCAAACCTCGGCATAACGATATTCCGGCCGGGAAAACACCATGACGGGGTGTACAGGGTAGTTTACAAGTTTGCATCCAAGGAGGAACTCGACCGGTGGCATACATCTCCAACCTACCTTGCCTGGCTTGAGACCGAGCGGGGGCTCACCATCGCCCCGCCCCGCATGGAAGTGCTCACCGGCCTTGAGACCTGGTTCACCCTTCCCGGGCAGCATGTGGTAAAACCCCCTAAAAGGTTCAAACAGGCGGTAATCTCATGGATTGCAGTCTTTCCGCTCACCTACATCATTGCACTCTGCATAAACCCCATCGTGGGATCGCAGGACCTGATCGTCCAGAAGTTTATTTCCGCCACCATCCTGATACCCATTCTTGCCTGGGCAGCAATGCCTGCACTTACAAAGGTGTTTGCCAACTGGCTGTATGAGGCCGAGGAGATGTCAATTCCCGGGGAGAGGGAACCCTTCTCCTGA
- the hisI gene encoding phosphoribosyl-AMP cyclohydrolase, with the protein MLNLKFADELIPVIVQDAQTREVLMMAYANNEAVRLTQETGFAHYYSRSRKKLWKKGEESGHFQKVLRILTDCDEDCLIYEVEQTGAACHTGYMSCFYRTLDGNVVGTKVFDPEKVYKKPGH; encoded by the coding sequence ATGCTGAACCTGAAATTTGCAGATGAACTTATCCCGGTGATCGTGCAGGATGCACAGACCCGCGAAGTGCTCATGATGGCATACGCAAACAACGAAGCAGTCCGGCTCACGCAGGAGACCGGCTTTGCCCACTACTACAGCCGGAGCAGGAAGAAACTCTGGAAGAAAGGCGAGGAGAGCGGTCACTTCCAGAAAGTCCTGCGGATCCTCACGGACTGCGATGAGGACTGCCTCATTTACGAGGTGGAACAGACCGGTGCTGCATGCCACACGGGATACATGTCCTGTTTTTACCGGACACTGGACGGCAATGTTGTCGGGACCAAGGTCTTCGATCCTGAAAAAGTCTACAAGAAGCCGGGCCACTGA